One part of the Saprospiraceae bacterium genome encodes these proteins:
- a CDS encoding M36 family metallopeptidase encodes MNCKATFKHLVKMFHSNYWHGRNVYCILILLLFSLNFIHAQTKVDIARKFLSEKATELKLTPKDISEATILRQTYFKKADLTNVYFQQNYLGIPIYNAVLSVHIKGNQVVSWANRFCERAESKVGSSVPVLNQGNAVTKVAQHHGYPIVGTLKMMENKGGAAKEVVYDKGTLSLENIPVRLIWQPMEDGSIHLSWEVNIYERNAQNNWITRIDAITGAILNKNNLVLHCNFDAPCKGVETHKSHIGHKQEATHSAAFMAAPLSQYRVYKEPIESPNHGGRTLVSDPNDLVASPFGWHDTNGAAGPEYTITRGNNVHAYTDVNADNVPDAGSEPDGGAGLVFDFPVDLSQQPNTYVPAAVTNLFYWNSYIHDFAYKYGFDEANGNFQVNNYGRGGIGNDDVRAEAQDGGGSNNANFFTPVDGQRPRMQMFLWTTASPLKDGDFDNGVIAHEYAHGISNRFTGVGCLGNAEQMGEGWSDYYGLMTTWTGSASDRGIGTYVLNQPTNGTGIRPTKYSTNMGVNPSTYNTIKTSAIPHGVGYVWCTMLWELVNGLVVAHGSTTGFDEAMNLVNLGMAIQPCNPGFVDGRNAILAADDALYGGMNKCIIWKAFAKRGLGVSAIQGSSNSVADGTEAFDLPACCTEVTPPIIVCRDVTIMYGGSSITLLPKAPTPKELAPQTKSIAPGVCPNPATAGPMCNCPAGSVAVGYESDYGNGYGGNVNSRFRLHCRAVNPDGSFGAATSVTCYNGTATGTSNITVMANPGEALVGFRNYIGCAVDGLIGRSKTLASILALSPNSTNTVMPIAGGVGGSLQAEQLAPNGQVIVGMQTYIDAGNNISAGYAWKYAILDEVMRGITTSSDNCDSVFVSLSKSTFSCSEIGNTLVTATATDLNGNTASCTFNVSVDGPPSIGVCAANPSIYNALGRTSVFSSINLAGTGTSNATVKPGAAVSLTFNRNTTRNADCGGCCGCITQHYLGMNDGVGTVFSSCLFSTTGNSSASHVINFTAPSTPGIYYINPVASWWFSCNQFGVPTYSRAAAQAIAVLVVGCGQTDCQDITVTAAPNVCNVIVSYPSYCPSDETAGSTIAQTAGLASGVSYPVGKTMNTFKATDASGKMTTCTFSINVLASTCKYPIQVYHRDTTTSTAKIKWKAQSGTCATGGLYELRNRYELSPGVWSPWTAWVNKNTAILEHNFTGLGAGRFYHYQIHTICGPGQTSSDINGWFHTLPLPLRKENTDIADENGRFEEAQPEVDGLEKLPIKLQLAPNPAFDFTELYIQGFEKTSKEVMMFDLNGRLVFRVRISANQNNLGLDLERLKVYNGLYLIRVSDGNNQKTEQLIIER; translated from the coding sequence ATGAATTGTAAAGCTACCTTTAAGCATCTGGTAAAGATGTTTCATTCGAATTACTGGCATGGTCGGAATGTTTACTGCATTTTGATATTGCTATTATTTTCCTTGAATTTTATTCATGCTCAGACCAAAGTGGATATTGCGCGTAAATTTTTATCAGAGAAAGCAACTGAATTAAAGCTTACACCAAAGGATATTTCCGAAGCTACCATTTTACGACAAACTTATTTTAAGAAAGCAGATTTAACAAATGTGTATTTTCAGCAAAATTACCTTGGAATACCAATTTATAATGCCGTATTAAGCGTACACATTAAAGGAAATCAAGTGGTAAGCTGGGCGAATCGTTTTTGTGAAAGGGCAGAATCTAAAGTGGGAAGTTCAGTACCGGTTTTAAATCAAGGGAATGCTGTGACAAAAGTAGCCCAACATCATGGTTACCCAATTGTTGGAACCCTTAAAATGATGGAAAACAAAGGGGGTGCTGCGAAAGAAGTAGTTTATGATAAAGGTACACTTTCATTAGAAAACATACCCGTAAGACTTATATGGCAGCCTATGGAAGATGGTAGCATTCATTTATCCTGGGAAGTAAACATTTATGAACGCAATGCTCAGAATAATTGGATTACCAGAATAGATGCAATCACGGGTGCAATTCTAAATAAAAACAATTTAGTATTACATTGCAATTTTGATGCTCCGTGTAAAGGGGTTGAGACACATAAAAGTCATATTGGGCATAAACAAGAGGCTACTCATTCAGCAGCTTTTATGGCTGCTCCTTTGAGCCAATACCGAGTATATAAGGAGCCTATTGAAAGTCCGAATCATGGTGGCAGAACCTTAGTTTCTGATCCGAATGATTTAGTGGCTTCTCCTTTCGGATGGCATGATACCAATGGTGCTGCCGGTCCAGAATATACAATTACGAGAGGAAATAATGTCCATGCATATACAGATGTAAATGCAGATAATGTTCCGGATGCTGGTTCTGAACCAGATGGTGGTGCAGGTTTAGTATTTGATTTTCCTGTGGACTTAAGTCAACAACCCAATACCTATGTACCAGCTGCTGTGACTAATTTATTTTATTGGAATAGTTATATCCATGATTTTGCCTACAAATATGGTTTTGATGAGGCAAATGGAAATTTCCAGGTAAATAATTATGGACGCGGTGGAATCGGTAATGATGATGTAAGAGCTGAAGCTCAAGATGGTGGAGGTAGTAATAATGCAAATTTTTTTACACCTGTAGATGGACAAAGACCAAGAATGCAAATGTTTTTATGGACAACAGCTTCACCTTTAAAAGATGGAGATTTTGATAATGGTGTTATTGCACATGAATATGCACATGGTATTTCAAATCGCTTTACTGGTGTCGGTTGTTTAGGTAACGCTGAACAAATGGGTGAAGGTTGGAGTGATTATTATGGTTTAATGACTACCTGGACTGGATCCGCAAGTGATCGGGGCATTGGAACCTATGTATTAAATCAGCCAACGAATGGTACTGGAATTCGTCCTACAAAATATTCTACAAACATGGGTGTTAACCCGTCTACTTATAATACGATTAAGACTTCAGCAATACCTCATGGTGTAGGTTATGTTTGGTGTACCATGTTATGGGAATTAGTAAATGGATTAGTAGTTGCTCACGGATCAACTACTGGATTTGATGAAGCTATGAATTTAGTGAACCTTGGAATGGCTATACAACCCTGTAATCCTGGTTTCGTAGATGGAAGAAATGCAATCCTAGCTGCTGATGACGCCTTATATGGTGGTATGAATAAATGTATCATTTGGAAAGCTTTTGCAAAAAGAGGCTTGGGCGTAAGTGCAATTCAGGGAAGCAGTAATAGCGTTGCCGATGGCACAGAAGCATTTGATTTACCAGCTTGTTGTACCGAAGTGACACCACCTATTATTGTTTGTCGTGATGTAACGATTATGTATGGAGGTTCTTCCATTACCTTATTGCCGAAAGCACCAACTCCAAAAGAATTAGCTCCTCAAACGAAAAGCATTGCACCGGGAGTATGTCCTAATCCAGCAACCGCAGGCCCAATGTGTAATTGTCCTGCAGGTTCTGTAGCTGTGGGTTATGAATCTGATTATGGAAATGGTTATGGAGGAAATGTAAATAGCAGATTCAGATTGCATTGTCGCGCAGTAAATCCAGATGGAAGTTTTGGTGCAGCTACCAGCGTAACTTGTTATAATGGGACTGCTACTGGAACCTCTAATATTACAGTCATGGCAAATCCAGGGGAAGCATTAGTAGGCTTCCGGAATTATATTGGTTGTGCAGTAGATGGCTTGATCGGTAGATCGAAAACCCTTGCTTCCATACTTGCTTTAAGTCCAAACTCTACAAATACTGTTATGCCTATTGCTGGTGGTGTTGGTGGATCACTTCAAGCTGAGCAATTAGCACCAAACGGACAAGTGATCGTTGGTATGCAAACTTATATTGATGCTGGAAATAATATTTCTGCAGGTTACGCATGGAAATATGCTATCCTTGATGAAGTCATGAGAGGCATTACTACATCAAGTGATAATTGTGACTCTGTATTTGTTAGCTTATCTAAATCTACATTCAGCTGTTCAGAAATTGGAAATACGCTGGTAACAGCTACTGCAACTGACTTAAATGGAAATACAGCTTCTTGCACATTTAATGTTTCTGTAGACGGTCCGCCTTCTATAGGTGTTTGTGCTGCCAATCCAAGTATTTATAATGCATTAGGCAGAACTTCTGTATTTAGTTCGATCAATCTTGCGGGTACTGGTACAAGCAATGCTACTGTAAAACCGGGTGCAGCAGTAAGTTTAACTTTCAATAGAAATACGACACGAAACGCTGATTGTGGTGGTTGTTGTGGATGTATAACACAGCATTATTTAGGTATGAATGATGGTGTGGGCACCGTGTTTTCTAGTTGTTTGTTTAGTACAACAGGAAACTCATCAGCAAGTCATGTCATAAACTTTACAGCACCTTCAACACCGGGAATTTATTATATAAATCCTGTTGCTAGTTGGTGGTTTTCTTGTAATCAGTTTGGCGTACCAACTTACTCCAGAGCGGCAGCGCAAGCAATTGCAGTGTTAGTTGTAGGTTGTGGACAAACAGATTGTCAGGATATTACAGTAACTGCAGCTCCAAATGTTTGTAATGTTATTGTAAGTTATCCAAGTTATTGTCCGTCTGATGAAACAGCAGGTTCTACTATTGCTCAAACGGCAGGATTAGCATCCGGTGTTTCATATCCAGTTGGTAAAACGATGAATACATTTAAAGCAACCGATGCATCCGGTAAAATGACGACCTGTACTTTTAGTATTAATGTACTTGCGTCAACATGTAAATATCCAATACAAGTTTATCACCGGGATACAACTACATCCACTGCTAAAATAAAATGGAAAGCGCAGTCGGGTACTTGTGCTACAGGAGGACTTTATGAATTGAGAAATCGATATGAATTATCTCCTGGAGTTTGGTCACCTTGGACAGCATGGGTAAATAAAAACACAGCCATTCTCGAACATAATTTTACAGGTTTAGGTGCTGGTAGATTTTATCATTACCAAATTCATACAATTTGTGGCCCTGGTCAAACATCTTCAGATATCAATGGTTGGTTCCATACCTTGCCTTTACCATTGCGAAAAGAGAATACGGATATAGCAGATGAAAATGGACGTTTTGAAGAAGCTCAACCAGAAGTTGATGGTTTAGAAAAACTTCCAATAAAATTACAACTTGCACCAAATCCTGCATTTGATTTTACAGAATTGTATATTCAGGGATTTGAAAAAACGAGCAAGGAAGTGATGATGTTTGATCTTAATGGAAGATTGGTTTTCCGGGTGCGCATAAGTGCTAATCAAAATAATTTAGGATTAGATTTAGAGCGATTAAAAGTTTATAACGGATTGTATTTAATTCGCGTTTCAGATGGTAATAATCAAAAAACGGAGCAGTTAATTATAGAAAGATAG
- a CDS encoding HYR domain-containing protein, with protein sequence MKNQISTLGSQESCKKTNVALFSKFHSPMKFLGFMLFLLVLNLPSQVKACHTQAPVSDYDHSGMGTFSGSYTDNSADHVWFIFNANAGDIINVMVTTNWSGGSTMWNYRSTDGCVNLCDYSGNGTLTLLSQNGAGSNGYNYSFNASVTTQYGLQLDSWLCGSGTYTVTISGSTAPTILCSNALMISCPANVVVNANPGTCEISSGQVNLGVPTVTPNCNILSIVNNAPNSYPNGVTIVKWTVTDFNGATATCNQTVTVIGGNPNIVICAPNPKSYDALGRTSIFSAINLAGTGTNYAVVNPGAAVNLSFNRSTSVNGGCGGCCGCITQHYVGMNDGIGTVFSSCLFSTTGGSGGAHSINFTAPSNPGVYYINPTATWWFSCNQFGIPSYSRNASNPVAVLVVGCGQTDCQDITVTAAANVCTAIVNYPALCAVDNDPGATIMQTAGFASGVSYPVGTTVNTYKATDVNGNTTTCSFNVNVLAFTCKYPIQVYHRDTTTNSAKIKWKAQSATCSTGGLYELRNRYELSPGVWSPWTSWANKTGPALEHNFTGLLSGSFYHYQIRTKCGPGQTSTEINGWFHTLGGGNNLIGEEHQISDVQTNLEGLEELPSDLQIMPNPATDFADVKIQGFERTDKEIMMIDLYGKLIFRVKLTADQNNIELDLKTLQVRMGVYLVRVANSTKQKTQQLMIQN encoded by the coding sequence ATGAAAAACCAAATTTCTACTCTAGGATCCCAAGAAAGCTGCAAGAAAACTAATGTTGCTCTATTCAGTAAGTTCCATTCACCAATGAAGTTTTTAGGCTTCATGCTGTTCTTGCTAGTTTTAAATCTACCAAGCCAGGTAAAAGCCTGCCATACACAAGCACCGGTATCAGATTATGATCATTCAGGCATGGGGACCTTTAGTGGTTCTTATACGGATAATAGTGCAGACCATGTTTGGTTTATTTTTAATGCAAATGCTGGAGATATCATTAATGTCATGGTCACTACCAATTGGTCAGGTGGAAGCACAATGTGGAACTATCGATCTACAGATGGTTGTGTAAATCTTTGTGATTACTCAGGAAATGGAACATTAACCCTGTTGAGCCAGAATGGTGCTGGATCTAACGGCTATAATTATTCATTTAATGCTAGTGTGACTACACAATATGGCCTTCAATTGGATTCCTGGTTATGTGGAAGTGGTACCTACACGGTTACCATTAGTGGTTCAACAGCTCCAACGATCTTGTGCAGTAATGCTTTAATGATTAGTTGTCCTGCAAATGTAGTTGTTAATGCAAACCCTGGAACCTGTGAAATTTCTTCAGGACAGGTAAATTTAGGAGTTCCAACGGTAACTCCAAACTGTAATATTCTATCTATTGTAAACAATGCTCCAAATTCATATCCAAATGGTGTCACTATCGTAAAGTGGACGGTTACAGATTTTAATGGTGCAACTGCAACTTGTAACCAAACAGTTACAGTAATTGGTGGAAATCCTAATATTGTTATTTGTGCTCCAAATCCAAAATCATATGATGCACTCGGTAGGACATCTATATTTAGTGCAATCAATCTTGCTGGAACGGGTACAAATTATGCAGTCGTAAATCCTGGTGCTGCTGTTAATCTTTCATTTAACCGAAGTACTTCTGTGAATGGAGGTTGTGGAGGTTGTTGTGGCTGCATTACACAACATTATGTAGGTATGAATGATGGGATTGGAACTGTTTTTTCATCTTGTTTATTTAGTACCACAGGCGGTTCTGGTGGCGCACATTCCATAAATTTTACAGCACCTTCTAATCCTGGTGTCTATTATATAAACCCAACAGCTACCTGGTGGTTTTCATGTAATCAATTTGGAATTCCAAGCTATTCTAGAAATGCTTCTAACCCTGTTGCAGTTTTAGTAGTCGGATGCGGACAAACAGATTGTCAGGATATTACAGTTACTGCTGCAGCCAATGTATGCACAGCCATCGTTAATTATCCTGCACTTTGTGCAGTTGACAATGATCCTGGTGCTACCATAATGCAAACCGCTGGTTTCGCTTCAGGAGTTTCATATCCTGTAGGTACAACCGTGAATACTTATAAAGCTACAGATGTAAATGGCAATACCACTACTTGCAGTTTTAATGTAAATGTTTTAGCATTTACCTGTAAATATCCTATCCAGGTTTATCACAGAGATACTACTACAAATTCAGCTAAAATTAAATGGAAAGCACAATCTGCAACCTGTTCAACAGGTGGATTATACGAATTGAGAAATCGATATGAATTATCTCCTGGAGTTTGGTCTCCCTGGACGAGTTGGGCAAATAAAACAGGACCTGCCTTAGAACATAATTTTACAGGTTTATTAAGTGGAAGTTTTTATCATTACCAAATTCGTACAAAATGTGGCCCAGGTCAAACTTCTACAGAAATAAATGGTTGGTTCCATACTCTTGGTGGTGGAAACAATCTTATCGGTGAAGAACATCAGATTTCAGATGTTCAAACTAATTTAGAAGGTTTAGAAGAATTACCATCTGATTTGCAAATTATGCCAAATCCTGCTACTGATTTTGCAGATGTAAAAATTCAAGGCTTCGAAAGAACGGATAAAGAAATTATGATGATCGATTTATATGGTAAATTAATTTTTAGAGTAAAACTTACAGCTGATCAAAATAATATTGAGTTGGATTTAAAAACTTTACAAGTTCGTATGGGTGTTTATTTAGTTCGTGTTGCAAATAGCACAAAACAAAAAACACAACAGCTCATGATCCAAAACTAA
- a CDS encoding T9SS type A sorting domain-containing protein: MKKLLQIFILIVASVSLQFSFAAPVAPPGNTIRVVATGGLLAGQTLFGVIVDPVTANVFVAGVSGFTGNNFNLYKITPAGVVTFIANYPFGYFQAVKMAWGPDGKIYTHNSNTNTVYSIDPTTGTSSLFSSGIVLGSPRHSLNFDAAGRLIIGYESMFDFIWVTAGGPVYLGNVTAPVPNGNHGDGFGILPNGDYVVYTDCGGQNNYAISTAGHVNGTPYPSLSWTGTTDIFSIMTGCQYSLGTVDPLNGDVYTTINNGGSGNDKIILTGGSGGASTVFISGGSGITDIYSGKASSGSGISLYFVDRITNTVYEVVKECSSTAATFNFTNGLQTWVVPSGVTSVDVEVWGAEGANALDRLTTNATGGLGGYSKGKLAVTPGQVLNIYVGGVGNTNGSGGFNGGGKGGNSNAGSSCFGGPAGGGGGASDIRLGGTALTDRVIVGAGGGGSGRDYCNGSCQPCGCGGGGGGAGGLNGTNGAVAYDCGFSYNGSGVNNGKGASGAAGGVGGTGDGGGNSGAMGALGIGGIGANGDYDVAGGGGGGGYYGGGGGGGASSGSGVAGGGAGGGSSYLGGVTSGTTTSGVRLGNGLVIISFPGNATISCPSNITMAKTPGSCTKIVTYTSSSSGNPTPTITYAFSGATTGSGSGNGSGSAFSVGTTTVNLKANNGCSEATCSFTVTITGCLYPIQVYHRDTTTNAAKIKWKAQSGACATGGLYELRNRYELSPGVWSPWTAWVFKTGPALEHNFTGLGAGRFYHYQIRTICGNTNSTEINGWFHTLPLPLRKDNPDLIAENGRFESLQPDLEDFEKFPLKLILAPNPANDFTELYIQGFEKSNKEVAMYDLNGRLVFRVRVTADQNNLGLDLKTLKVHNGVYLIRVSDGKNQKTEQLIIER; the protein is encoded by the coding sequence ATGAAAAAATTACTTCAAATATTTATATTAATAGTTGCATCTGTTTCATTACAGTTTAGCTTCGCTGCCCCTGTTGCCCCTCCTGGAAATACGATTCGGGTAGTAGCTACTGGTGGACTTTTAGCAGGACAGACACTTTTTGGCGTTATTGTAGATCCGGTAACAGCGAATGTTTTTGTTGCAGGAGTTTCAGGTTTTACTGGAAATAATTTTAATTTGTATAAAATTACACCTGCCGGAGTCGTTACGTTTATTGCAAATTACCCTTTTGGTTATTTTCAAGCAGTAAAAATGGCTTGGGGTCCAGATGGTAAGATTTACACGCATAATAGTAATACAAATACAGTTTATAGTATTGATCCTACAACCGGAACTTCTAGCCTTTTTTCAAGTGGTATTGTTTTAGGTTCTCCACGTCATAGTTTAAATTTTGATGCCGCGGGTAGGCTGATCATTGGATATGAATCGATGTTTGATTTTATTTGGGTTACTGCCGGAGGACCGGTCTATTTGGGTAATGTTACAGCACCTGTTCCTAATGGAAACCATGGAGATGGTTTTGGAATTCTTCCGAATGGTGATTATGTGGTTTATACTGATTGTGGAGGACAAAATAATTATGCAATTAGTACGGCAGGACATGTAAATGGTACTCCTTATCCAAGCTTATCCTGGACAGGTACTACAGATATATTTTCCATAATGACAGGCTGTCAATATTCTTTAGGAACAGTTGATCCTTTAAATGGAGATGTTTATACGACCATTAATAATGGAGGTAGTGGTAATGATAAAATTATTTTAACTGGCGGTAGTGGTGGCGCAAGTACCGTTTTCATTAGTGGTGGATCAGGTATTACGGATATCTATTCTGGAAAAGCATCTTCGGGATCGGGTATCAGTCTTTATTTTGTTGATCGGATTACCAATACGGTTTATGAGGTTGTAAAAGAATGTTCAAGTACTGCTGCAACATTTAATTTTACGAATGGATTACAAACCTGGGTAGTGCCATCTGGAGTAACTAGTGTGGATGTTGAAGTCTGGGGTGCTGAAGGTGCAAACGCATTAGATCGGCTGACTACGAATGCAACCGGCGGTTTAGGAGGATATTCAAAGGGTAAGTTGGCGGTGACACCAGGACAAGTATTAAATATTTATGTTGGTGGTGTTGGAAATACAAATGGTTCAGGTGGTTTCAATGGAGGCGGAAAAGGTGGTAATAGTAATGCTGGAAGTAGTTGTTTTGGTGGACCAGCAGGTGGAGGAGGAGGAGCTTCAGATATTAGACTGGGAGGTACAGCGTTAACGGATCGGGTAATTGTTGGAGCCGGTGGTGGAGGTTCGGGCAGAGATTATTGCAATGGAAGCTGTCAGCCTTGTGGATGCGGCGGCGGCGGCGGCGGAGCCGGAGGATTAAATGGTACAAACGGAGCAGTAGCCTATGATTGTGGGTTTTCTTATAATGGAAGTGGAGTTAATAATGGCAAAGGAGCATCAGGAGCTGCCGGTGGAGTAGGTGGAACCGGTGATGGTGGTGGAAACTCTGGTGCTATGGGTGCTTTAGGTATAGGAGGAATTGGAGCTAATGGAGATTATGATGTTGCAGGCGGCGGCGGCGGCGGTGGTTATTATGGCGGCGGCGGCGGTGGTGGAGCATCCTCTGGATCTGGAGTAGCAGGTGGTGGCGCAGGCGGTGGTTCAAGTTATTTAGGGGGAGTTACAAGTGGTACCACGACTTCTGGTGTTAGACTTGGTAATGGTTTAGTGATTATTTCCTTCCCAGGTAATGCAACGATAAGTTGTCCTTCAAATATAACGATGGCTAAAACGCCAGGTAGCTGTACTAAAATTGTCACATATACAAGTTCATCATCCGGAAATCCAACACCGACCATTACCTATGCATTTAGTGGTGCAACTACCGGTAGTGGAAGTGGTAATGGAAGTGGTTCGGCTTTTTCAGTAGGGACGACTACAGTTAACCTTAAAGCAAATAATGGCTGTAGTGAAGCAACTTGCAGTTTCACTGTAACAATTACAGGATGTCTTTATCCGATTCAAGTATACCATCGGGATACTACAACCAACGCTGCAAAAATTAAATGGAAAGCACAGTCTGGAGCTTGTGCAACTGGAGGATTATACGAGTTGCGCAATAGATATGAATTATCTCCCGGTGTTTGGTCACCATGGACAGCATGGGTATTTAAAACCGGACCAGCATTGGAACATAATTTTACAGGTTTAGGAGCTGGTAGATTTTATCATTATCAAATTCGTACTATATGTGGTAATACCAATTCTACAGAAATCAATGGATGGTTCCACACCTTACCTTTGCCATTGAGAAAAGATAATCCGGATTTAATTGCTGAAAATGGACGTTTCGAATCCCTTCAACCAGATCTTGAGGACTTCGAAAAGTTTCCTTTAAAATTAATCCTAGCTCCAAATCCTGCAAATGATTTTACAGAATTATACATTCAGGGATTTGAGAAATCCAATAAAGAAGTGGCAATGTATGATTTGAATGGAAGATTGGTTTTTAGAGTGCGGGTTACAGCAGATCAGAATAATCTGGGATTGGATTTAAAAACCTTGAAAGTTCATAACGGGGTGTATTTAATCCGGGTATCTGATGGTAAAAATCAAAAAACTGAGCAGTTAATAATAGAAAGGTAG